Proteins found in one Fundidesulfovibrio terrae genomic segment:
- a CDS encoding methyl-accepting chemotaxis protein, which yields MSLKQKMQALSLFSVILILAVWLPAWLASSTALETAAQSPATLQAVASLRSILLWTGAAAAMLAVAAGALTGLGMTGRVNRILTVLDRAEKGDLSARYESSGSDELERIGSEVNTLLGKVRELFEKAAEHEAQAIDSAGQCRLAMDQAAEARLRAENSRRQGMAGASGTLRKVVGEIQDVAGRLSSEVDKTASGARGQAEMVIQAAAAVEQLDQAVMEAARNASGAAELAERARDRAEHGARVVEGVLSSITGAYNRTMELKGVVEELGGRAQSIGRIMTVISDIADQTNLLALNAAIEAARAGEAGRGFAVVADEVRKLAEKTMAATREVGEVIDAIQTGARGAVTGMEHAASEVEMATGQARQSGEALGEIVSIVEATADQVRSIATAAEQQSAASTHIGRTVNTVSETSSDTLDGMTRCEQGLDTLIEQVRALANLNCVFTLLGQGTVQELIETMARSADLASMDRQRMESGLKQAMAQNAYLELAYITGTDGRQVVSNIPQAGFAAQYDGTGFGKDWSSRPWFTGAMKSKDIFISEVYVSSASQEPCITVSRPIEDGNGKVLGVLGLDVKLH from the coding sequence ATGTCCCTCAAACAGAAGATGCAGGCTCTTTCCCTTTTCTCCGTCATCCTCATCCTGGCCGTTTGGCTCCCGGCCTGGCTCGCTTCCTCCACCGCGCTGGAAACCGCCGCGCAGTCCCCCGCGACGCTTCAGGCCGTGGCCTCGTTGCGTTCGATCCTGCTGTGGACCGGCGCGGCCGCCGCCATGCTGGCCGTGGCCGCCGGGGCCTTGACCGGGCTCGGCATGACCGGCCGGGTCAACCGCATCCTTACCGTCCTGGACCGCGCCGAAAAGGGCGATCTCTCCGCGCGTTACGAATCCTCCGGTTCGGACGAGCTGGAGCGCATCGGCAGCGAGGTGAACACCCTGCTCGGCAAGGTGCGCGAGCTTTTCGAGAAGGCCGCCGAGCATGAGGCCCAGGCCATCGATAGCGCCGGACAGTGCAGGCTGGCCATGGACCAGGCCGCCGAGGCCAGGCTGCGCGCCGAGAACTCGCGTCGCCAGGGCATGGCCGGCGCCTCCGGCACCCTTAGGAAGGTTGTGGGCGAAATCCAGGACGTGGCCGGACGCCTTTCTTCCGAAGTGGACAAGACGGCCAGCGGCGCGCGCGGCCAGGCCGAGATGGTCATCCAGGCCGCCGCCGCCGTGGAGCAGCTGGACCAGGCCGTCATGGAGGCCGCCCGCAACGCCTCCGGCGCGGCCGAGCTGGCCGAGCGCGCCCGCGATCGGGCCGAGCACGGCGCGCGGGTGGTGGAAGGGGTGCTTTCCTCCATCACCGGGGCCTACAACCGCACCATGGAACTCAAGGGAGTGGTGGAGGAACTGGGCGGACGGGCGCAGTCCATCGGACGCATCATGACCGTCATTTCCGACATCGCCGACCAGACCAACCTGCTGGCCTTGAACGCTGCCATCGAGGCCGCCCGCGCCGGTGAGGCCGGACGCGGGTTCGCGGTGGTGGCCGACGAGGTGCGAAAACTGGCCGAGAAGACCATGGCCGCCACCCGCGAGGTGGGCGAGGTGATCGACGCCATCCAGACAGGGGCGCGCGGGGCGGTCACGGGAATGGAGCACGCCGCCTCCGAGGTGGAGATGGCCACGGGACAGGCCCGCCAGTCCGGCGAGGCTCTGGGCGAGATCGTCTCCATCGTGGAGGCCACGGCCGACCAGGTGCGCTCCATCGCCACGGCCGCCGAACAGCAGTCCGCCGCCAGCACCCACATCGGGCGAACCGTGAACACCGTGAGCGAAACCTCCTCCGACACCCTTGACGGCATGACCCGATGCGAGCAAGGACTCGATACGCTCATCGAGCAGGTGCGCGCGCTTGCCAATTTGAACTGCGTGTTTACCCTGCTCGGGCAGGGGACCGTGCAGGAGCTCATCGAGACCATGGCCCGCTCCGCCGACCTGGCCTCCATGGACCGCCAGCGCATGGAGTCCGGGCTCAAGCAGGCCATGGCGCAGAACGCGTACCTGGAGCTGGCCTACATCACCGGAACCGACGGACGCCAGGTGGTGAGCAACATCCCCCAGGCCGGTTTCGCCGCCCAGTACGACGGCACGGGATTCGGCAAGGACTGGAGTTCGCGCCCCTGGTTCACCGGGGCCATGAAGAGCAAGGATATCTTTATTTCGGAGGTTTACGTCTCCTCGGCTTCCCAGGAGCCGTGCATCACCGTCAGCCGGCCCATCGAGGACGGCAACGGCAAGGTGCTCGGCGTGCTGGGCCTGGACGTGAAGCTCCACTGA
- a CDS encoding NFACT RNA binding domain-containing protein: protein MDVAFFRHLGPELIRVLGGVRFDTVFSPAPGFWTFVFTPPVSLRDDSPPECKFLLARVDPRDGVLFLSPEKPANPLQPPAKAMWLRKRLRGRKVVGGRFDWPRKRLALELSPGEGRWLFVTMEDDPVVLDSLPDDFTLEPRWDSPREALEDPACPRSLRRALEREDPEDRQAFLDAFLDGRSAGFFLGESKEAARPGEGPLPWLPGRESVRFKNALEAALAYGRTAYFAALAPPGEEPKRAEVRRKKRLSALDQDQRRLEGLAAQHLYGEAVAANLSALDPKAKSGPLELSHPEHGPMAVPLDPSLTILENMERFFRKAAKGRRGQLHVERLRREAEDGLPAPVRPRQAQGSAKPAKPVPYGRGSAIPLHRFRSSDGFVILRGKNSAANHKLLSELASPFDYWLHAEGGPGAHVIVKRDHPGQDIPESTLVQAAILAGLSSWRAGDSKANVLYAQAREVRKMKGAALGQVRLDSAKTLLVDLDPSLEDRLRMDS, encoded by the coding sequence ATGGACGTCGCCTTTTTCAGGCATCTCGGGCCTGAACTCATCCGCGTCCTCGGTGGCGTCCGCTTCGATACGGTCTTCAGTCCGGCCCCTGGCTTCTGGACGTTCGTATTTACGCCTCCCGTGAGTCTTCGCGACGATTCCCCTCCGGAGTGCAAATTCCTGCTGGCGCGGGTCGATCCCCGCGACGGCGTCCTGTTCCTTTCGCCTGAAAAGCCGGCCAATCCTCTGCAACCGCCCGCCAAGGCAATGTGGCTGCGCAAACGCCTGCGCGGGCGCAAGGTCGTGGGCGGCCGCTTCGACTGGCCCCGCAAGCGCCTGGCGCTTGAGCTTTCCCCGGGCGAAGGGCGCTGGCTGTTCGTGACCATGGAGGACGACCCGGTGGTGCTCGACAGCCTGCCGGACGATTTCACCCTTGAGCCCAGGTGGGATTCTCCCCGGGAAGCGTTGGAGGACCCCGCCTGCCCGCGCAGCCTGCGCCGGGCCCTGGAGCGCGAAGATCCCGAGGACCGGCAGGCGTTTCTAGATGCGTTTCTAGACGGTCGTTCCGCCGGATTCTTCCTGGGTGAAAGCAAAGAGGCGGCGCGGCCCGGGGAGGGTCCGCTGCCCTGGCTTCCCGGCCGGGAATCGGTGCGTTTCAAGAACGCTCTGGAGGCCGCCCTGGCCTATGGCCGCACGGCCTATTTCGCCGCCCTGGCCCCTCCCGGCGAGGAGCCGAAGCGGGCGGAGGTCCGCAGGAAGAAGCGCCTCTCGGCTTTGGATCAGGACCAGCGCAGGCTGGAGGGCCTGGCCGCCCAGCATCTTTACGGCGAGGCGGTGGCCGCCAACCTTTCCGCTCTGGACCCCAAGGCCAAGTCCGGCCCGCTGGAGCTTTCCCACCCCGAGCACGGCCCCATGGCCGTGCCCCTTGATCCTTCGTTGACAATTCTGGAAAACATGGAGCGGTTCTTCCGCAAGGCCGCCAAGGGCAGGCGAGGGCAGCTGCACGTGGAGCGCTTGCGCCGCGAAGCCGAGGACGGCCTGCCCGCACCGGTCCGGCCTAGGCAGGCGCAAGGTTCGGCCAAGCCCGCCAAGCCAGTCCCGTACGGCCGGGGATCGGCCATTCCCCTGCACCGCTTTCGCTCCAGCGACGGGTTCGTCATCCTGCGCGGCAAGAACAGCGCCGCCAACCACAAGCTACTCTCCGAACTGGCCAGTCCCTTCGATTACTGGCTCCACGCTGAGGGAGGACCGGGAGCCCACGTCATCGTCAAGCGCGACCATCCCGGCCAGGATATTCCGGAATCCACGCTGGTCCAGGCGGCCATCCTGGCGGGGCTCTCCAGCTGGCGCGCGGGCGACTCTAAGGCCAACGTGCTCTATGCCCAGGCCCGGGAGGTGCGCAAGATGAAGGGCGCGGCCCTGGGCCAGGTCCGCCTGGACAGCGCCAAGACCCTGCTCGTGGACCTCGACCCCTCCCTGGAAGACCGCCTGCGCATGGACTCTTGA
- the dksA gene encoding RNA polymerase-binding protein DksA, producing MEQKDLDFFRQYLNDSLQDILKKGEETIEDMTDTVEVYADPADRATAESDRAFTLRLRDRERKLIRKIQEALERIEDGTYGICEECGEDISVPRLKARPVTTLCIKCKARQEADEDLRGE from the coding sequence ATGGAACAGAAAGATTTGGATTTCTTCCGGCAGTATCTGAACGATTCTCTTCAAGACATCCTCAAGAAAGGCGAGGAGACCATTGAAGACATGACCGACACGGTTGAGGTCTACGCCGATCCGGCGGACCGGGCCACGGCCGAGTCGGACCGTGCCTTCACCCTTCGCCTGCGCGACCGCGAGCGCAAGCTCATCCGCAAGATCCAGGAAGCCCTTGAGCGCATCGAGGACGGCACCTATGGCATCTGCGAGGAATGCGGCGAGGATATCAGCGTGCCCAGGCTCAAGGCCCGCCCGGTCACGACCCTGTGCATCAAGTGCAAGGCCCGCCAGGAGGCCGACGAAGATTTGCGGGGCGAATAG
- a CDS encoding class I SAM-dependent methyltransferase codes for MTPDPRMLEAALSPATTLDDIMALAGSRYPVAFETVSLGQMDIELLQIADLSEYIDRLVETAPAGQKISLPFWAKLWPASFPLAMLISRLTPAPGGRMLELGAGLGLCGLAAAKRGFSALITDIEPEALLFIRAAILKNGLDAQARPGVLDMTAPVLDETFDVIAGSEALYMPQLHEPLADFLGGHATTAPEAQVLLSCDQCREAAPFFARASRDFLIQRTQSTCRSDGGESQTCVLYRMRRRTNA; via the coding sequence ATGACCCCTGATCCACGCATGTTGGAAGCCGCGCTGTCCCCCGCCACCACCCTGGACGACATCATGGCCCTGGCCGGATCCCGCTATCCGGTGGCCTTCGAGACCGTCTCCCTGGGGCAGATGGACATCGAACTCCTCCAGATCGCCGACCTTTCCGAATACATCGACAGGCTCGTGGAGACCGCCCCGGCTGGGCAGAAGATATCCCTGCCCTTCTGGGCCAAGCTCTGGCCCGCGTCGTTCCCGCTGGCCATGTTGATCTCGCGCCTCACCCCGGCCCCCGGCGGCCGCATGCTGGAGTTGGGCGCGGGGCTCGGCCTGTGCGGCCTGGCTGCGGCCAAGCGCGGATTCTCGGCCCTCATCACCGACATCGAGCCCGAGGCGCTCCTGTTCATCCGGGCGGCCATCCTGAAGAACGGCCTGGACGCCCAGGCCAGGCCAGGCGTCTTGGACATGACCGCTCCCGTGCTCGACGAGACCTTCGATGTCATCGCCGGGTCCGAGGCGCTCTATATGCCGCAGCTCCACGAGCCCCTGGCCGATTTCCTGGGCGGACACGCGACCACGGCTCCTGAAGCACAGGTGCTTCTCTCCTGCGACCAGTGCCGCGAGGCCGCGCCCTTCTTCGCGCGGGCCAGCCGGGATTTCCTCATCCAGCGTACCCAGTCCACCTGCCGTTCCGACGGCGGCGAATCACAAACCTGCGTGCTGTACCGCATGCGGAGACGTACCAATGCGTAA
- a CDS encoding YcaO-like family protein, which produces MRKLQSTPKGYTSDSDKLCTPAQTVARVKALFEGHGGILAELRRTDTGRLGIPVYLSICGAQARGVMPTRKQMGKGASPAQAEASALMELAERFSYFSFWADEDNFVSATWSQAQALWPGKVIPIAEILQSVHDTLSEEQAQALMDLIPWRFYPATRVLDGEEVMVPLDWFKKLNEFNGSSAGNCLEESILQGACELVERHVSAVVDREEPKLPTIRTHGFSDPVLRELVEAFERNGIRIWLKDFSLDMPAPTVGALAYDPSTLGIKSEIVFTAGTASSPLKAAVRAVTEIAQLAGDFETGSNYEASGLRKFTQLGETSWVAEGPQTDLERLPSLERADMLHEIEALASGLKQKGYTLYTVETTQPQLGISTNYNFVPGFLFRERTPRASLGMFVGRMLAEEAPEELAGPGLGILAEICAGEPYLPFFQGLYALRMGEIEEAMALFEKAEPLQADPEEEAMTVFYRAYGLSRLDQWDQVEALLGKAIDMSPEVKEYYNLRGVARFKAGRYADAAADFEAALALDSGSAMDLANLGLCHKFLGHADAAADFLGKALEMDPGLDFAREHLAQIRPE; this is translated from the coding sequence ATGCGTAAACTTCAAAGCACCCCCAAGGGCTACACGTCCGATTCCGACAAACTCTGCACTCCGGCCCAGACCGTGGCCCGGGTGAAGGCTCTTTTCGAAGGCCACGGCGGTATCCTGGCCGAACTGCGCCGCACCGACACCGGGCGCCTGGGCATCCCCGTCTATTTGAGCATCTGCGGCGCCCAGGCCCGGGGGGTGATGCCCACCCGCAAGCAGATGGGCAAGGGCGCGTCCCCGGCCCAGGCCGAGGCGTCGGCCTTGATGGAACTGGCCGAGCGCTTCAGCTATTTCAGCTTCTGGGCCGACGAGGACAACTTCGTCAGCGCCACTTGGTCCCAGGCGCAGGCTCTGTGGCCGGGCAAGGTCATTCCCATCGCCGAGATTCTCCAGTCCGTTCATGACACGCTCTCCGAGGAGCAGGCGCAAGCCCTCATGGACCTCATCCCGTGGCGTTTCTATCCCGCCACCCGGGTGCTGGACGGCGAAGAGGTCATGGTGCCCCTGGACTGGTTCAAGAAGCTCAACGAATTCAACGGATCATCCGCTGGAAACTGCCTGGAGGAGTCCATCCTCCAGGGGGCGTGCGAGCTGGTGGAGCGCCACGTGAGCGCCGTGGTGGACCGCGAGGAGCCCAAGCTCCCCACCATCCGCACCCATGGCTTCTCCGACCCCGTGCTGCGGGAACTGGTGGAAGCCTTCGAGCGCAATGGCATCAGGATCTGGCTCAAGGACTTCAGCCTGGACATGCCAGCGCCCACCGTGGGAGCCCTGGCCTACGACCCGTCCACGCTCGGCATCAAGAGCGAGATCGTCTTCACCGCTGGCACTGCAAGCTCGCCGCTCAAGGCCGCCGTGCGGGCCGTGACCGAGATCGCGCAGCTGGCCGGCGACTTCGAGACGGGCAGCAACTACGAGGCGTCGGGCCTGCGCAAGTTCACCCAGTTGGGAGAGACCTCCTGGGTGGCGGAAGGCCCGCAGACTGACCTGGAACGCCTACCGAGCCTGGAGCGCGCGGACATGCTCCATGAGATCGAGGCCCTGGCCTCGGGACTCAAGCAGAAGGGCTACACCCTCTATACGGTGGAGACTACCCAGCCCCAGCTCGGCATCTCCACCAACTACAACTTCGTTCCGGGCTTTTTGTTCCGGGAAAGAACCCCCCGGGCCAGCCTGGGCATGTTCGTGGGCCGCATGCTGGCCGAGGAGGCCCCCGAGGAACTGGCCGGCCCGGGACTGGGCATCCTGGCTGAAATCTGCGCCGGGGAGCCCTACCTGCCCTTCTTCCAGGGCCTGTACGCCCTGCGCATGGGGGAAATCGAGGAGGCCATGGCCCTCTTCGAGAAGGCCGAGCCGCTCCAGGCCGACCCCGAGGAAGAGGCCATGACGGTCTTCTACAGAGCCTACGGGCTCTCCAGGCTCGATCAATGGGACCAGGTGGAGGCGCTACTGGGCAAGGCCATCGACATGAGCCCCGAGGTCAAGGAATACTACAACCTCCGGGGCGTGGCCCGCTTCAAGGCGGGCAGGTACGCCGACGCCGCGGCCGACTTCGAGGCGGCCCTGGCCCTGGACTCCGGTTCGGCCATGGACCTGGCCAACCTGGGACTTTGCCATAAGTTCCTAGGTCATGCGGACGCCGCGGCGGATTTCCTGGGCAAGGCCCTGGAGATGGACCCCGGCCTGGATTTCGCACGGGAACACCTGGCGCAAATCCGACCTGAGTGA
- a CDS encoding TusE/DsrC/DsvC family sulfur relay protein, with amino-acid sequence MATVEFKGKTFEVDEDGFLQRFEDWNPDWVEYVKESEGIKELSDEHNKVIEFLQDYYKKNGIAPMVRILSKVTGYKLKHIYELFPSGPGKGACKMAGLPKPTGCV; translated from the coding sequence ATGGCCACTGTTGAATTCAAGGGCAAAACCTTCGAGGTCGACGAGGACGGATTCCTGCAGCGCTTTGAGGACTGGAACCCCGACTGGGTCGAGTACGTTAAGGAGTCCGAGGGCATCAAGGAACTTTCCGACGAGCACAACAAGGTGATCGAGTTCCTGCAGGACTACTACAAGAAGAACGGCATCGCCCCCATGGTCCGCATCCTCTCGAAGGTGACCGGATACAAGCTGAAGCACATCTATGAGCTGTTCCCCTCCGGCCCCGGCAAGGGAGCTTGTAAGATGGCCGGCCTGCCCAAGCCCACCGGCTGCGTGTAG